From Pseudomonas sp. stari2, a single genomic window includes:
- the fadB gene encoding fatty acid oxidation complex subunit alpha FadB, with product MIYEGKAITVKALESGIVELKFDLKGESVNKFNRLTLNELRQVVDTIKADASIKGVIVSSGKDVFIVGADITEFVDNFKLPDAELVAGNLEANKIFSDFEDLNVPTVAAINGIALGGGLEMCLAADYRVMSTKAKIGLPEVKLGIYPGFGGTVRLPRLIGADNAIEWIAAGKENRPEDALKVGAVDAVVAPEKLQDAALELIKRAISGEFDYKAKRQPKLEKLKLNAIEQMMAFETAKGFVAGQAGPNYPAPVEAIKTIQKAANFGRDKALEVEAAGFVKLAKTSAAQSLIGLFLNDQELKKKAKAYDEIAKDVKQAAVLGAGIMGGGIAYQSASKGTPILMKDINEHGIEQGLAEAAKLLVGRVDKGRMTAAKMAEVLNGIRPTLSYGDFGHVDLVVEAVVENPKVKQAVLAEVEEKVKEDTILASNTSTISISLLAKALKRPENFVGMHFFNPVHMMPLVEVIRGEKSSELAIATTVAYAKKMGKNPIVVNDCPGFLVNRVLFPYFGGFAKLVSAGVDFVRIDKIMEKFGWPMGPAYLMDVVGIDTGHHGRDVMAEGFPDRMKDDRRSAIDVLYEAKRLGQKNGKGFYAYEADKKGKQKKVADPSVLEVLKPIVYEQREVTDEDIINWMMIPLCLETVRCLEDGIVETAAEADMGLVYGIGFPPFRGGALRYIDSIGVAEFVALADQYADLGALYHPTAKLREMAKNGQSFFG from the coding sequence ATGATTTACGAAGGTAAAGCCATCACGGTTAAAGCTCTTGAAAGTGGCATCGTCGAATTGAAATTCGACCTCAAGGGTGAGTCCGTCAACAAGTTCAACCGTCTTACCCTGAACGAACTGCGTCAGGTCGTAGACACCATCAAGGCAGATGCTTCGATCAAGGGCGTGATCGTCAGCAGTGGCAAGGACGTGTTCATCGTCGGCGCCGACATCACCGAATTTGTCGACAACTTCAAGCTGCCGGATGCCGAGCTGGTTGCTGGCAATCTCGAAGCCAACAAGATCTTCAGCGATTTCGAAGACCTCAACGTTCCGACCGTCGCCGCGATCAACGGCATCGCCCTGGGTGGCGGTCTGGAAATGTGCCTGGCAGCGGACTACCGCGTCATGTCCACCAAGGCCAAGATCGGTCTGCCGGAAGTCAAACTGGGCATCTACCCGGGCTTCGGTGGTACCGTGCGTCTGCCGCGCCTGATCGGTGCCGACAACGCCATCGAGTGGATTGCCGCCGGCAAGGAAAACCGTCCTGAGGACGCGCTGAAGGTCGGCGCCGTCGATGCAGTGGTTGCTCCCGAGAAGCTGCAGGATGCTGCCCTTGAGCTGATCAAGCGCGCCATCTCCGGCGAGTTCGACTACAAGGCCAAGCGTCAGCCGAAGCTGGAAAAGCTGAAGCTGAACGCCATTGAACAAATGATGGCTTTCGAAACCGCCAAAGGTTTCGTGGCTGGCCAGGCCGGCCCGAACTACCCGGCCCCGGTCGAAGCGATCAAGACCATCCAGAAAGCCGCGAACTTCGGCCGTGACAAGGCGCTGGAAGTCGAAGCCGCAGGTTTCGTGAAACTGGCCAAGACCTCTGCCGCGCAGAGCTTGATCGGTCTGTTCCTGAACGATCAGGAACTGAAGAAAAAGGCCAAGGCCTACGACGAAATCGCCAAGGACGTGAAGCAGGCTGCCGTACTGGGCGCCGGCATCATGGGTGGCGGTATCGCCTATCAGTCGGCTTCCAAAGGTACGCCGATCCTGATGAAGGACATCAACGAGCACGGCATCGAGCAAGGTCTGGCTGAAGCCGCCAAGCTGCTGGTTGGTCGCGTTGATAAAGGCCGCATGACCGCCGCGAAAATGGCTGAAGTGCTCAACGGCATTCGTCCGACCCTGTCCTACGGCGATTTCGGGCACGTCGACCTGGTTGTTGAAGCCGTGGTCGAGAATCCGAAGGTCAAGCAAGCCGTTCTGGCGGAAGTCGAAGAGAAGGTCAAAGAAGACACCATCCTCGCGTCCAACACCTCGACCATTTCCATCAGCCTGCTGGCCAAAGCGCTCAAGCGGCCGGAAAACTTCGTCGGCATGCACTTCTTCAACCCGGTGCACATGATGCCGCTGGTGGAAGTGATCCGTGGCGAGAAGTCCAGCGAGCTGGCGATTGCCACCACCGTTGCCTACGCCAAGAAAATGGGCAAGAACCCGATCGTCGTCAACGATTGCCCGGGCTTCCTGGTCAACCGCGTACTGTTCCCGTACTTCGGCGGCTTCGCCAAGCTGGTCAGCGCGGGTGTGGACTTCGTCCGTATCGACAAGATCATGGAAAAATTCGGCTGGCCGATGGGCCCGGCATACCTGATGGACGTGGTCGGCATCGACACCGGTCACCACGGTCGTGACGTGATGGCTGAAGGCTTCCCGGACCGCATGAAGGACGACCGTCGTTCGGCCATCGACGTGCTTTACGAAGCCAAGCGTCTGGGTCAGAAAAACGGCAAGGGCTTCTACGCCTACGAGGCCGACAAGAAAGGCAAGCAGAAGAAAGTCGCCGACCCGTCGGTACTGGAAGTGCTCAAGCCGATCGTCTACGAGCAGCGTGAAGTCACTGACGAAGACATCATCAACTGGATGATGATCCCGCTGTGCCTGGAAACCGTGCGTTGCCTGGAAGACGGCATTGTCGAAACCGCCGCCGAAGCCGACATGGGTCTGGTCTACGGTATTGGTTTCCCTCCATTCCGTGGCGGTGCGCTGCGCTACATCGATTCGATCGGTGTTGCCGAGTTCGTTGCCCTGGCCGACCAGTACGCTGATTTGGGCGCGCTGTACCACCCGACCGCGAAGCTGCGCGAAATGGCCAAGAACGGCCAGAGCTTCTTCGGTTAA